A region from the Melanotaenia boesemani isolate fMelBoe1 chromosome 11, fMelBoe1.pri, whole genome shotgun sequence genome encodes:
- the sgsm1a gene encoding small G protein signaling modulator 1 isoform X9, whose product MATIMAEAETRQKLLRTVKKEVKQIMEEAVTRKFVHEDSSHIVSFCAAVEACVLHGLKRRAAGFLRSNKIAALFMKVGKSFPPAEELCRKAQELEQIIETKRSQSLQSQDSLRKMPRLPSLNPQGVKNLWIRTALFEKVLDKIVLFLVENSSKYYEKEAILMDPVDGPILASLLVGPCALEYTKMKTADHFWTDPSADELVQRHRIHSGHCRQDSPTKRPALCIQKRHSSSSMDERPSPSPSAREYVESLHQNNRATLLFGKNNVLVQPRDDMEAIPGYLSLHQTADIMTLKWTPNQLMNGSVGDLDYERSVYWDYAMTIRLEEIVYLHCHQQVDSGGTVVLVSQDGIQRPPLRFPRGGHLLQFLSCLENGLLPHGQLDPPLWSQRGKGKVFPKLRKRVSAGSGSSDSVSDKEEDEATDYVFRIIFPNSQSEFVTLTHPPHLYPSPSLQLSGQASSKTGILVVPKRSFSCHEESPSFTGSSLTPPDLMDQGATMWHPTLRKSSCSSCSQGSFSDGSTHKGCNHERTPLKLLCDNMKYQIISRAFYGWLAYCRHLSTVRTHLSALVNHTIVAPNVPCDANQGLTADVWQTFLQDCTAYKEKELLRLVYFGGVDPSLRKEVWPFLLGHYTFGMSEAERKEVDEQIRVCYQQTMSEWLGCEEIVRQREKEQHAAALAKCSSGASIDSQRMIHHDSTVSNEVFESVEEVDQIEVEIKNEEAKQVPKIPNGALHNETSSPDSGHPSSRNFSITSGLSDGSFSTEDSSAPDANQKPAAVPQASQSSVKAAEAESEAVTERIDIQVTGEQRNKGEEEEALDQTKAAGNTMTVVIDDNTDKEKISLMPEAQENMESETIKTQGTNSEDKNLDAEMKVIKPSESLESGKDVSEKKTMRVTAAAIQSKGEHIEESLLNKVTGNTEETSTLEETKMKKIQEIDESKTSTEVSQSQGREKIFTSPGAPEVGKNLFLSTDTGVSGAGGAYCASKKDEAQVMTESDESPSAIEMEEIPKAKVSMVPWSRKGHCETSSSSEDSAPHVDVRQKEGKVSPEGTESNLSEPEMESLYPPFESMTTSKNTKKEVASGESAGSTYSQELLDLYTLNLHRIDKDVQRCDRNYWYFTPANLEKLRNIMCSYIWRHLDIGYVQGMCDLLAPLLVILDDEAMAFSCFTELMKRMNQNFPHGGAMDTHFANMRSLIQILDSELFELMHQNGDYTHFYFCYRWFLLDFKRELVYDDVFAVWETIWAAKYVSSSHFVLFIALALVEMYRDIILENNMDFTDIIKFFNEMAEHHNIKQILTLARDLVCKVQILIENK is encoded by the exons CTGCAGTGGAGGCATGTGTTCTACATGGCCTAAAACGGCGAGCAGCTGGTTTTCTGCGTAGCAACAAGATAGCAGCACTGTTCATGAAGGTGGGGAAAAGCTTCCCCCCAGCTGAAGAGCTGTGCAGGAAGGCCCAGGAGCTTGAACAGATCATTGAGACAAA GCGAAGTCAAAGTTTGCAAAGTCAGGACAGCCTTCGCAAGATGCCCCGACTCCCCAGTCTCAACCCACAAGGAGTCAAGAACCTGTGGATCCGGACCGCTCTGTTTGAGAAAGTACTGGACAAGATTGTCCTCTTCTTGGTGGAAAACAGCAG TAAATACTACGAAAAAGAAGCTATATTGATGGACCCTGTAGATGGACCTATCCTTGCATCATTGTTAG TTGGGCCTTGTGCTTTGGAGTACACAAAAATGAAGACGGCTGATCACTTCTGGACAGACCCATCTGCTGATGAGTTGGTGCAAAGACATCGCATCCATAGTGGCCACTGCCGGCAGGATTCTCCCACCAAGAGGCCCgcactgtgt ATCCAGAAGCGgcactccagcagcagcatggaTGAACGCCCCTCCCCCTCGCCATCAGCTCGTGAATATGTGGAGTCCCTGCATCAGAACAACAGGGCCACACTGCTGTTCGGCAAAAACAATGTGCTGGTACAACCG AGGGATGACATGGAGGCAATCCCAGGTTACCTCTCTCTGCACCAGACTGCTGACATCATGACACTGAAATGGACACCGAATCAACTCATGAATGGCTCAGTTGGAGACTTGGACTATGAACGCAG TGTATACTGGGACTATGCTATGACAATCCGTTTAGAGGAGATAGTTTATTTGCACTGTCATCAACAAG TGGACAGTGGTGGGACGGTTGTGCTGGTCAGTCAGGATGGGATCCAGCGCCCTCCACTTCGCTTCCCCAGAGGGGGCCATTTGCTCCAGTTCCTCTCCTGCCTGGAAAATGGCTTGCTTCCTCATGGCCAACTGGACCCTCCACTCTGGTCCCAAAGGGGAAAG ggAAAGGTGTTTCCTAAACTGAGGAAAAGAGTATCTGCAGGATCTGGATCCTCAGATTCGGTCTCAGacaaggaggaggatgaggCCACTGACTATGTCTTCCGCATCATCTTCccaaacagccaatcagagtttG TGACTCTAACACACCCTCCCCATCTGTATCCCTCCCCCTCCCTTCAACTGAGTGGGCAGGCTTCCTCCAAAACAGGAATCCTAGTTGTACCCAAGAGGTCCTTCAGCTGTCATGAAGAATCCCCCTCATTCACAGGAAGCAGCT TGACTCCTCCAGATTTGATGGATCAAGGAGCCACAATGTGGCACCCCACTCTCAGAAAGTCATCGTGTTCCTCCTGCTCTCAGGGCAGCTTTTCTGATGGGTCGACACACAAAGGTTGCAACCATGAGAG AACTCCTCTGAAGCTGCTGTGCGACAACATGAAATATCAGATAATCTCCAGAGCATTTTATGGCT GGCTGGCGTACTGCCGTCACCTGTCCACTGTGCGTACTCACCTCTCTGCTCTGGTCAATCACACCATCGTGGCGCCCAATGTGCCCTGTGACGCAAACCAAGGGCTCACAGCTGACGTGTGGCAGACATTCCTCCAGGACTGCACA GCGTACAAGGAGAAGGAGCTGCTCCGTTTGGTCTACTTCGGTGGTGTGGACCCTTCACTGCGTAAAGAGGTGTGGCCTTTCCTGCTGGGTCATTACACGTTTGGGATGTCcgaggcagagagaaaggaG GTGGACGAGCAAATCCGTGTGTGCTACCAGCAGACTATGAGCGAGTGGCTTGGCTGTGAGGAGATCGTCCGCCAGCGAGAAAAGGAGCAACACGCTGCAGCCCTGGCAAAGTGCTCTTCTGGGGCGAGTATCGACAGTCAGAGGATGATCCATCATGATTCCACTGTGAGCAATGAG GTGTTTGAGTCTGTGGAGGAAGTGGACCAGATTGAGGTAGAGATTAAGAACGAAGAGGCCAAACAGGTGCCCAAGATACCAAATGGAGCTCTGCATAATGAGACAAGCTCTCCTGACTCTGGACATCCCTCTTCTCGAAACTTCTCCATCACCTCCGGCTTGTCAGACGGCTCCTTCAGCACGGAGGACAGCTCTGCACCTGATGCaaaccagaaacctgcagctgtGCCTCAGGCATCACAGAGCTCTGTCAAAGCTGCTGAGGCAGAGAGTGAAGCTGTGACAGAGAGAATAGACATCCAGGTGACAGGTGAACAGAGGAACaaaggggaggaagaggaggcactTGATCAGACTAAAGCTGCAGGAAATACCATGACTGTGGTGATAGATGACAacacagacaaagaaaagataAGCTTGATGCCTGAAGCACAAGAAAATATGGAGTCAGAGACTATCAAAACACAGGGAACCAATTCTGAAGATAAAAATCTGGATGCAGAAATGAAAGTAATTAAGCCTTCAGAGTCATTGGAATCAGGAAAAGACgtgtctgaaaagaaaactATGAGAGTAACAGCAGCTGCCATACAATCCAAAGGAGAACACATAGAAGAAAGTCTTTTAAACAAAGTCACTGGTAATACTGAAGAAACTTCCACGCTTGAagaaacaaagatgaaaaagattCAGGAAATAGATGAATCAAAGACAAGTACAGAGGTTTCACAGTCACaagggagagaaaaaatattcacCAGCCCAGGGGCTCCGGAAGTGGGAAAGAATCTTTTTCTCTCCACAGACACTGGAGTTTCTGGAGCAGGAGGAGCCTATTGTGCCTCTAAGAAAGACGAAGCTCAGGTCATGACTGAGTCTGATGAGTCTCCCTCAGCCATAGAGATGGAGGAAATCCCCAAAGCCAAAGTTTCCATGGTGCCTTGGAGCAGGAAGGGACACTGTGAAACCTCGTCCTCCTCTGAGGACTCAGCCCCTCACGTGGATGTCAGGCAGAAGGAGGGAAAGGTCAGTCCGGAAGGCACTGAGTCCAACCTGTCAGAGCCTGAGATGGAGAGTCTTTACCCTCCATTTGAATCTATGACCAcatctaaaaacacaaaaaaagaagtggCCTCTGGAGAATCGGCTGGAAGCACTTATTCT caagAGCTTTTAGACCTGTATACACTTAATCTGCACCGCATTGATAAAGATGTCCAGCGCTGTGACAGAAACTACTGGTACTTCACCCCTGCCAACCTGGAGAAGCTGCGCAACATTATGTGCAG CTATATCTGGAGGCACCTTGACATTGGATATGTACAGGGAATGTGTGACCTGCTGGCTCCACTTCTAGTCATTCTGGATGACG AGGCCATGGCTTTCAGCTGCTTCACCGAACTCATGAAGAGAATGAATCAAAACTTTCCACATGGAGGAGCGATGGATACTCACTTTGCAAACATGCGGTCTCTAATCCAG ATACTAGATTCTGAGCTGTTTGAGCTAATGCACCAGAACGGAGACTACACCCACTTCTACTTCTGCTACCGCTGGTTTCTCCTAGACTTCAAACGAG AGTTGGTGTATGACGACGTCTTTGCAGTCTGGGAAACCATCTGGGCAGCCAAGTATGTCTCCTCGAGTCACTTTGTCCTCTTCATAGCCCTGGCGCTGGTAGAAATGTACAGGGACATCATCCTGGAGAACAACATGGACTTCACCGACATCATTAAGTTCTTCAACG AAATGGCCGAGCACCACAACATCAAGCAAATTTTGACCCTGGCCAGAGATCTGGTGTGCAAAGTGCAGATCCTGATAGAAAACAAGTGA
- the sgsm1a gene encoding small G protein signaling modulator 1 isoform X2, producing MATIMAEAETRQKLLRTVKKEVKQIMEEAVTRKFVHEDSSHIVSFCAAVEACVLHGLKRRAAGFLRSNKIAALFMKVGKSFPPAEELCRKAQELEQIIETKRSQSLQSQDSLRKMPRLPSLNPQGVKNLWIRTALFEKVLDKIVLFLVENSSKYYEKEAILMDPVDGPILASLLVGPCALEYTKMKTADHFWTDPSADELVQRHRIHSGHCRQDSPTKRPALCIQKRHSSSSMDERPSPSPSAREYVESLHQNNRATLLFGKNNVLVQPRDDMEAIPGYLSLHQTADIMTLKWTPNQLMNGSVGDLDYERSVYWDYAMTIRLEEIVYLHCHQQVDSGGTVVLVSQDGIQRPPLRFPRGGHLLQFLSCLENGLLPHGQLDPPLWSQRGKGKVFPKLRKRVSAGSGSSDSVSDKEEDEATDYVFRIIFPNSQSEFVTLTHPPHLYPSPSLQLSGQASSKTGILVVPKRSFSCHEESPSFTGSSLTPPDLMDQGATMWHPTLRKSSCSSCSQGSFSDGSTHKGCNHERTPLKLLCDNMKYQIISRAFYGWLAYCRHLSTVRTHLSALVNHTIVAPNVPCDANQGLTADVWQTFLQDCTAYKEKELLRLVYFGGVDPSLRKEVWPFLLGHYTFGMSEAERKEVDEQIRVCYQQTMSEWLGCEEIVRQREKEQHAAALAKCSSGASIDSQRMIHHDSTVSNESQSSPSSDRQSLVRLQSDSSSSTQFFTSLHPFPWSSLLPFGLFFQVFESVEEVDQIEVEIKNEEAKQVPKIPNGALHNETSSPDSGHPSSRNFSITSGLSDGSFSTEDSSAPDANQKPAAVPQASQSSVKAAEAESEAVTERIDIQVTGEQRNKGEEEEALDQTKAAGNTMTVVIDDNTDKEKISLMPEAQENMESETIKTQGTNSEDKNLDAEMKVIKPSESLESGKDVSEKKTMRVTAAAIQSKGEHIEESLLNKVTGNTEETSTLEETKMKKIQEIDESKTSTEVSQSQGREKIFTSPGAPEVGKNLFLSTDTGVSGAGGAYCASKKDEAQVMTESDESPSAIEMEEIPKAKVSMVPWSRKGHCETSSSSEDSAPHVDVRQKEGKVSPEGTESNLSEPEMESLYPPFESMTTSKNTKKEVASGESAGSTYSQELLDLYTLNLHRIDKDVQRCDRNYWYFTPANLEKLRNIMCSYIWRHLDIGYVQGMCDLLAPLLVILDDEAMAFSCFTELMKRMNQNFPHGGAMDTHFANMRSLIQILDSELFELMHQNGDYTHFYFCYRWFLLDFKRELVYDDVFAVWETIWAAKYVSSSHFVLFIALALVEMYRDIILENNMDFTDIIKFFNEMAEHHNIKQILTLARDLVCKVQILIENK from the exons CTGCAGTGGAGGCATGTGTTCTACATGGCCTAAAACGGCGAGCAGCTGGTTTTCTGCGTAGCAACAAGATAGCAGCACTGTTCATGAAGGTGGGGAAAAGCTTCCCCCCAGCTGAAGAGCTGTGCAGGAAGGCCCAGGAGCTTGAACAGATCATTGAGACAAA GCGAAGTCAAAGTTTGCAAAGTCAGGACAGCCTTCGCAAGATGCCCCGACTCCCCAGTCTCAACCCACAAGGAGTCAAGAACCTGTGGATCCGGACCGCTCTGTTTGAGAAAGTACTGGACAAGATTGTCCTCTTCTTGGTGGAAAACAGCAG TAAATACTACGAAAAAGAAGCTATATTGATGGACCCTGTAGATGGACCTATCCTTGCATCATTGTTAG TTGGGCCTTGTGCTTTGGAGTACACAAAAATGAAGACGGCTGATCACTTCTGGACAGACCCATCTGCTGATGAGTTGGTGCAAAGACATCGCATCCATAGTGGCCACTGCCGGCAGGATTCTCCCACCAAGAGGCCCgcactgtgt ATCCAGAAGCGgcactccagcagcagcatggaTGAACGCCCCTCCCCCTCGCCATCAGCTCGTGAATATGTGGAGTCCCTGCATCAGAACAACAGGGCCACACTGCTGTTCGGCAAAAACAATGTGCTGGTACAACCG AGGGATGACATGGAGGCAATCCCAGGTTACCTCTCTCTGCACCAGACTGCTGACATCATGACACTGAAATGGACACCGAATCAACTCATGAATGGCTCAGTTGGAGACTTGGACTATGAACGCAG TGTATACTGGGACTATGCTATGACAATCCGTTTAGAGGAGATAGTTTATTTGCACTGTCATCAACAAG TGGACAGTGGTGGGACGGTTGTGCTGGTCAGTCAGGATGGGATCCAGCGCCCTCCACTTCGCTTCCCCAGAGGGGGCCATTTGCTCCAGTTCCTCTCCTGCCTGGAAAATGGCTTGCTTCCTCATGGCCAACTGGACCCTCCACTCTGGTCCCAAAGGGGAAAG ggAAAGGTGTTTCCTAAACTGAGGAAAAGAGTATCTGCAGGATCTGGATCCTCAGATTCGGTCTCAGacaaggaggaggatgaggCCACTGACTATGTCTTCCGCATCATCTTCccaaacagccaatcagagtttG TGACTCTAACACACCCTCCCCATCTGTATCCCTCCCCCTCCCTTCAACTGAGTGGGCAGGCTTCCTCCAAAACAGGAATCCTAGTTGTACCCAAGAGGTCCTTCAGCTGTCATGAAGAATCCCCCTCATTCACAGGAAGCAGCT TGACTCCTCCAGATTTGATGGATCAAGGAGCCACAATGTGGCACCCCACTCTCAGAAAGTCATCGTGTTCCTCCTGCTCTCAGGGCAGCTTTTCTGATGGGTCGACACACAAAGGTTGCAACCATGAGAG AACTCCTCTGAAGCTGCTGTGCGACAACATGAAATATCAGATAATCTCCAGAGCATTTTATGGCT GGCTGGCGTACTGCCGTCACCTGTCCACTGTGCGTACTCACCTCTCTGCTCTGGTCAATCACACCATCGTGGCGCCCAATGTGCCCTGTGACGCAAACCAAGGGCTCACAGCTGACGTGTGGCAGACATTCCTCCAGGACTGCACA GCGTACAAGGAGAAGGAGCTGCTCCGTTTGGTCTACTTCGGTGGTGTGGACCCTTCACTGCGTAAAGAGGTGTGGCCTTTCCTGCTGGGTCATTACACGTTTGGGATGTCcgaggcagagagaaaggaG GTGGACGAGCAAATCCGTGTGTGCTACCAGCAGACTATGAGCGAGTGGCTTGGCTGTGAGGAGATCGTCCGCCAGCGAGAAAAGGAGCAACACGCTGCAGCCCTGGCAAAGTGCTCTTCTGGGGCGAGTATCGACAGTCAGAGGATGATCCATCATGATTCCACTGTGAGCAATGAG TCGCAGTCCTCCCCAAGCTCAGATAGACAGAGCCTTGTTCGCCTACAGAGTGAttccagcagcagcacacaG TTCTTCACATCCTTGCATCCCTTCCCCTGGAGTAGTCTGCTTCCCTTTGGCTTGTTCTTTCAGGTGTTTGAGTCTGTGGAGGAAGTGGACCAGATTGAGGTAGAGATTAAGAACGAAGAGGCCAAACAGGTGCCCAAGATACCAAATGGAGCTCTGCATAATGAGACAAGCTCTCCTGACTCTGGACATCCCTCTTCTCGAAACTTCTCCATCACCTCCGGCTTGTCAGACGGCTCCTTCAGCACGGAGGACAGCTCTGCACCTGATGCaaaccagaaacctgcagctgtGCCTCAGGCATCACAGAGCTCTGTCAAAGCTGCTGAGGCAGAGAGTGAAGCTGTGACAGAGAGAATAGACATCCAGGTGACAGGTGAACAGAGGAACaaaggggaggaagaggaggcactTGATCAGACTAAAGCTGCAGGAAATACCATGACTGTGGTGATAGATGACAacacagacaaagaaaagataAGCTTGATGCCTGAAGCACAAGAAAATATGGAGTCAGAGACTATCAAAACACAGGGAACCAATTCTGAAGATAAAAATCTGGATGCAGAAATGAAAGTAATTAAGCCTTCAGAGTCATTGGAATCAGGAAAAGACgtgtctgaaaagaaaactATGAGAGTAACAGCAGCTGCCATACAATCCAAAGGAGAACACATAGAAGAAAGTCTTTTAAACAAAGTCACTGGTAATACTGAAGAAACTTCCACGCTTGAagaaacaaagatgaaaaagattCAGGAAATAGATGAATCAAAGACAAGTACAGAGGTTTCACAGTCACaagggagagaaaaaatattcacCAGCCCAGGGGCTCCGGAAGTGGGAAAGAATCTTTTTCTCTCCACAGACACTGGAGTTTCTGGAGCAGGAGGAGCCTATTGTGCCTCTAAGAAAGACGAAGCTCAGGTCATGACTGAGTCTGATGAGTCTCCCTCAGCCATAGAGATGGAGGAAATCCCCAAAGCCAAAGTTTCCATGGTGCCTTGGAGCAGGAAGGGACACTGTGAAACCTCGTCCTCCTCTGAGGACTCAGCCCCTCACGTGGATGTCAGGCAGAAGGAGGGAAAGGTCAGTCCGGAAGGCACTGAGTCCAACCTGTCAGAGCCTGAGATGGAGAGTCTTTACCCTCCATTTGAATCTATGACCAcatctaaaaacacaaaaaaagaagtggCCTCTGGAGAATCGGCTGGAAGCACTTATTCT caagAGCTTTTAGACCTGTATACACTTAATCTGCACCGCATTGATAAAGATGTCCAGCGCTGTGACAGAAACTACTGGTACTTCACCCCTGCCAACCTGGAGAAGCTGCGCAACATTATGTGCAG CTATATCTGGAGGCACCTTGACATTGGATATGTACAGGGAATGTGTGACCTGCTGGCTCCACTTCTAGTCATTCTGGATGACG AGGCCATGGCTTTCAGCTGCTTCACCGAACTCATGAAGAGAATGAATCAAAACTTTCCACATGGAGGAGCGATGGATACTCACTTTGCAAACATGCGGTCTCTAATCCAG ATACTAGATTCTGAGCTGTTTGAGCTAATGCACCAGAACGGAGACTACACCCACTTCTACTTCTGCTACCGCTGGTTTCTCCTAGACTTCAAACGAG AGTTGGTGTATGACGACGTCTTTGCAGTCTGGGAAACCATCTGGGCAGCCAAGTATGTCTCCTCGAGTCACTTTGTCCTCTTCATAGCCCTGGCGCTGGTAGAAATGTACAGGGACATCATCCTGGAGAACAACATGGACTTCACCGACATCATTAAGTTCTTCAACG AAATGGCCGAGCACCACAACATCAAGCAAATTTTGACCCTGGCCAGAGATCTGGTGTGCAAAGTGCAGATCCTGATAGAAAACAAGTGA